One genomic window of Methanofastidiosum sp. includes the following:
- a CDS encoding cation:proton antiporter (subunit B of antiporter complex involved in resistance to high concentrations of Na+, K+, Li+ and/or alkali): MKTSDYQQGRNIIAGVSLLIASFVILRTLYQFSDYVIPGMSHLYNLYSGNIAPNVITVILFDFRGYDTLGETFILITAVITTTVVFGWGSLKGYKKKETPEMTEKSTVIQRLMAFPLAIFLVAFGVTIVLGGHISPGGGFPGGAVIATGYFLTVVIYGLKKTPLRFTHRYLVNLSTIGALIFLLIGVVGLVFTSYYYGTGYYLYNTGVDPYDIINVGAFGWDNILDYPDPTHPGIIPYLNIGVGLNVLAGLSLIVMFLMEAKKDER; encoded by the coding sequence GTGAAAACAAGTGACTACCAACAAGGAAGAAATATAATTGCAGGAGTATCACTACTGATAGCGTCATTCGTTATCCTGAGAACTCTCTATCAGTTCAGCGATTATGTAATACCTGGAATGAGTCATCTTTATAATCTGTACAGCGGTAACATTGCGCCAAATGTTATTACAGTAATCCTATTCGATTTCAGAGGTTACGATACTCTAGGCGAAACTTTTATTTTAATAACTGCAGTAATAACCACAACAGTTGTATTCGGATGGGGATCTCTAAAAGGATACAAGAAAAAAGAAACTCCAGAAATGACCGAGAAATCCACAGTTATTCAAAGATTGATGGCATTTCCTCTAGCTATATTCCTTGTAGCTTTTGGTGTTACAATCGTTCTTGGTGGGCACATTTCACCGGGAGGAGGTTTCCCCGGTGGAGCAGTAATAGCTACTGGATATTTCTTGACTGTTGTTATATATGGGCTCAAAAAAACACCCCTTAGGTTTACCCACAGATATCTTGTAAATCTGTCCACTATCGGAGCATTGATATTCTTACTAATAGGAGTGGTTGGACTTGTCTTTACTTCCTATTATTATGGAACAGGTTACTACCTATACAACACTGGTGTCGATCCATATGATATAATAAATGTTGGAGCATTTGGTTGGGACAATATTCTTGATTATCCAGACCCAACTCATCCTGGTATTATACCTTACCTCAATATTGGAGTAGGATTAAACGTGTTGGCAGGTCTTTCGCTAATAGTGATGTTCTTGATGGAGGCGAAGAAAGATGAGCGGTGA
- a CDS encoding energy conserving hydrogenase EhbF (hydrogenase possibly involved in anabolic CO2 assimilation), with amino-acid sequence MLNNSTLIPLMVVLPLIMAILVNFLHQKDKSVKFISIVSLIVFVFIPIVTLYGVHLFSGHLRTGSFPEISKILIPEVYMGIVYSYGSVQKILMVVLTILTGFSVLTVINKKMISGVYMAMIFISLASTSAIILADDIFNFFVFTEILVVAQAALVIAVQDAKSFKAAFKYMVFGTVSGASILLGIALLLGSYGLLNITDLSQAIQAGGQLTPIGLSAVALLTLGWLYESGLFPFHIIKSNIYENAKPEISALLQVQSKFVLVAMAIILFRVFSGYALIKSVMLGFAIFTVVIGSVMALQQIELRKLLSFVAVSQAGLVAVGLGIGTSFGIAAGIFHAVNDVLSMAILFFIASFVYDKYKTTKLDELGNGLQTFPLVGFIMLLATLAISGVPPFNSYQSEWRLIQAATQAGVPELGVLVILLSVATFVAIIKAFYMIFMKPGSNIKVDTEFSGNILKAIIVVLILACLAIGLFPNIIYDPIYNFVVSLGV; translated from the coding sequence ATGTTAAACAATAGTACTTTGATCCCATTGATGGTTGTACTCCCGCTTATAATGGCGATATTAGTAAACTTTCTTCATCAAAAAGACAAATCCGTAAAATTTATCTCCATAGTCTCTTTGATTGTCTTTGTATTTATACCAATAGTGACTTTGTATGGGGTGCATCTATTCAGTGGCCATCTAAGAACTGGGAGTTTCCCTGAAATATCTAAAATATTAATTCCTGAAGTTTACATGGGAATTGTATATTCATATGGATCTGTCCAGAAAATCTTAATGGTTGTTTTAACTATCCTAACAGGATTTAGCGTTTTGACAGTGATAAATAAAAAGATGATTTCCGGGGTATACATGGCCATGATTTTCATTAGTTTAGCTTCAACAAGTGCGATAATATTGGCTGACGATATATTCAACTTCTTTGTTTTCACTGAAATCCTAGTAGTTGCTCAAGCTGCACTAGTAATAGCTGTTCAAGATGCTAAAAGCTTCAAAGCAGCGTTCAAATACATGGTATTTGGAACGGTTTCAGGAGCTTCTATTTTATTAGGAATAGCCCTCCTATTGGGGTCATATGGACTTTTGAACATAACAGATTTATCACAGGCTATACAAGCCGGAGGACAATTAACTCCAATTGGACTATCTGCCGTAGCTTTACTAACATTAGGATGGCTATACGAATCAGGTCTTTTCCCGTTCCATATAATAAAATCCAATATATATGAAAATGCAAAACCTGAAATATCCGCATTATTACAAGTTCAGTCTAAGTTTGTTCTTGTAGCTATGGCTATAATCTTATTCAGAGTTTTCTCTGGATATGCACTTATAAAATCTGTAATGTTGGGATTTGCTATATTCACTGTTGTCATAGGCTCAGTCATGGCATTACAACAGATAGAACTTAGAAAGCTTCTATCTTTTGTAGCTGTATCTCAAGCAGGTCTTGTAGCAGTAGGTTTGGGGATTGGAACGTCATTTGGTATTGCAGCAGGTATTTTCCATGCGGTCAATGATGTTTTAAGTATGGCAATTCTATTCTTCATTGCAAGTTTTGTTTATGATAAATACAAAACTACAAAACTCGATGAACTTGGGAATGGATTACAGACTTTTCCTTTAGTTGGATTTATAATGCTATTAGCCACACTTGCAATATCAGGGGTTCCGCCGTTTAACTCCTACCAGAGCGAATGGAGATTAATTCAGGCTGCAACTCAAGCAGGTGTACCAGAACTAGGGGTACTAGTTATATTGCTGAGTGTAGCAACGTTTGTTGCTATAATCAAAGCGTTTTACATGATATTCATGAAACCAGGATCAAATATTAAAGTTGATACCGAATTTAGTGGAAATATTTTGAAAGCCATCATCGTTGTATTGATCCTAGCTTGTCTCGCAATAGGATTGTTCCCAAATATTATCTATGATCCGATATACAACTTTGTTGTTTCTTTGGGGGTGTGA
- a CDS encoding cation:proton antiporter subunit C — protein MEPFQVASFLTAGILIVTGLWALLMMDNILKKIIGANLIGDGVNLVLITIGYRPGGFIPEVMHHFHASATPSNYSHLLEFGEFASNASYPLPFALVLTNIVIGASTLSVMLALAIVLYNKYHTLSVQKMFEGEE, from the coding sequence ATGGAACCATTTCAAGTAGCTTCTTTCCTTACAGCAGGTATACTGATTGTAACAGGGCTATGGGCATTATTAATGATGGACAACATCCTGAAAAAAATAATTGGTGCTAACTTGATTGGTGATGGAGTAAATCTTGTTTTGATTACCATTGGTTATAGGCCTGGAGGATTTATTCCTGAGGTAATGCATCACTTCCACGCTTCTGCGACACCATCAAATTATTCTCATTTACTAGAATTTGGTGAATTTGCAAGCAACGCTTCATACCCCCTTCCGTTTGCATTAGTTCTTACAAACATTGTTATTGGAGCATCTACACTCTCAGTAATGCTGGCACTTGCAATTGTATTATATAACAAATATCATACTCTTAGCGTTCAAAAAATGTTTGAGGGGGAAGAATAA